CATGCGAGGTTGATGATGACGACCAGAAGTATGAGCGCCAGCGGGAGCCACAGGGACAGAAGAGCTCCGCTGCCGTCGTCTTCATCATCCGGCTTGACCGTCGTTTTCCTGTTGACATACAGCGGTGACAGCACCGCGAGGAGCCCCAACGCAATGGCAACGAGTCTGTCTGTGGAAGAAGCCCTCCCCATGCAGCAGCCCCAGCCCTCTGCTTTGAGACCTGACAATTCTCATGCAATTTGCTCATATACAGGGTTGAGTACATTTTCTGGAGAAAGAAGAGAATCTATTCCAAACAGTACGAGTAACATACAGTTCCATCAAAAAGATTGTTCTGCATGAACCAAACTTATTGGTGGAGGGTGGAATCAGATGCTTGTACAAGTGGGAGATTGAGATCCTGTAAACCACTGAAAGCAATCCGAATGGCAATGTATGATCACCAATTACCTGATCATGCAACCAATGCCTTCTAGCCTGCAAGTCATCAGAAATCAAGTAAGAATCAAAATCCAATTGACGATCAAATCATAGATAGATATGGAACACTGGAATTCAAAGGATTCAAACTACAAGTGCTTTTACCTCTCACTCCAGAAGAAAGTGTGGCGCTGCGATGCCAGATTTCCAATTCATGCTTTCTCAAGGGCATGTGCCTCTCGGCTAAGCTTAAGCATTACTTACCATTTGCTAGAGAACAGAAGTGTATATAAGAAGGTTGGAATCACTGGCTCTGTTCTTGTCATGTATCTCCAAAAGAGATCATCCAAAGGCTTGCTTACTGGTAATTTACTTGACATCACATAAGAAACAGAATGTCGACAAAGTTGACATCAACCTCATTTCCATTAGAAACAAAATAGATTACAATGAATGGCATTGCACCGCGAAGCTTAGCTTTTTGTTCATACAGAAACAGTCAAGATATGATCTTGATGATGGCGATTGTTTCTTACATTAAACGAAGGCTGCAACTTCTGCTCGTAAATACCTATAATCTGGCATCGCTTACAGCATATACATCGAAGGAATAAAACAAAGAACTTTTCATaggatattaaatgaaaataagacCTCAAACATCTGATTATGGTAGCTTCGGTAGCGATTTCATTGAGGACATATGAATGTGCAAGTAACGAACCTTTGAAGCCGATAAAATTTGCTGCTAAATTAACAAGGCAATATTTTCAGATATAGGAGTGTCGATGAACATATAATTGTAGAAAACAAAGTGACAAAGTGAATTCATGGTGAAAGTTATTTAAATATATGACAGAGAAGAAAGAATTGAAGTGCTTTTAATAAAACGACGACATGATAAGGCAGCAACAAATTACAGAAAGGTGGCAACGAATGTATATGCTAGATTAATGCATCGAGTAAGGATAAGGCAGAGAGCTTCACAAAGCTTCATCTATGGGTATCCGAGGACAAGAATCTGGTGGTAGAAAATGATCCAACAGCATACATCTCTTACTAGGATTGAACATAAAACcttgaaattttttgatgcaaTTCCTCCATAAAAGTACATGATGGCATCTTTCAtgtcggaaaaaaaaaaagagaagctgGAGAATATTCGCTTAGATAGAAAAGGAAATAAATAACTAGTATAAAAAATGATGTCAACCGATGAGAAATCAGAAAGGCGAGTCGAATGAATTGACACAAAAGTATAATTGCCAAAGAATAGGCAACCACAATAAGTATAGCAAATGTTAACCTTCAAGGAAATAACATTGAGTTCATTCAACAAATTTTTCGTCCAGAGATTGCTACATATATAGTGCAAGAATCAAAGCCAACTACATCACTATAAAATTCCCATAAATTTCGCCGATACGATAGTATTTGTCGAGCAATGGAACCTTGTCAATGCAACCATCAAACTCCAAATTATCTATTTGCTGCTTCTATGGATTTATGGGTACATATGGAAGCAAGTTATTCTTATGCCTTCAGTGTCTTCTACTCTACTATCGTTTCTGCTCTACTGTTTTCTTGTCAGGTTTATTATCAATCAGTTTGAGCTCATGAACACGAAATTAAAATGGAAGAGATAGTTTTCTGGATTGTGATAAAGACTGATGAAACCAAGAACTATGTCAGAGTACAATTTGTTGCTCATCGACTGAATCTTCGAAGAACGAGATAAGAAAAACAAGACATTACATTGGCATATTAAAAGCTAATTTTTTGATGTTTTTGATCGATTTAACACCATCTAATAAGACAAATTCATAGTATAGCATATAAATCGACGAGACTATGACAATAATCACCACAAACAATGAATCGGATCTCAAGAGACAATCATTCGAACAGGAAACAACAACTTTAAATCGAATTCCGAGGCACATCAGCTAAATTGCAATCCAATGCATAGAACACTATCCAATTTCATCGAAAAAGGATACCGAGTGCGTGCTCCAAAAGAACCCCCAAATAATCGATTTCGTCCAACTTCTCACCTTTCTCTCATCGCCCTCCACAAGTACCTCCCGCTGGCCATATCAAGAAACACCCAGTACCCATTCTCAATCACCTGTTCAGAAGCAATCATCTTCGTATAAGATCTGAAGTAACTTTCCAAGGAAAGAAGCAAGGGTCTAAGATCTGAAGAAAAAACCGACCTTTCCAGCGCCGAGGATCCGGCCTTTGATGGAGGAGTCGCCGGGGGAGGCGCCGATCTCCTGGGAGTCATCGGAGATCGGGGAAGGGGGAGGGGAGCGGATCGATTTCCAGGCGAAGAATCCGGCGAGGGCGGCGGAGAGGAACACCAGGACGAGGCGCAACGGACACATCGTGTACGGTGCCCCGCCAATGCCCACACACCGGGACTGGTGAACCCCAAGCAGGGGCGGTCGTGGATTACCGACGGTGAGTGGAACACGCGGACGGGGACGTACGAGGCTTTCcacttttattttctattttttttatgtgGGTCATGTTTTCCTTAATTGTTATGATAAAGGATTTATATTTAATGCATGATGTTcgattatatatttatttgatttaaatttaatgtttatatataaaaataaatgtttaatgAATTAAGTTAAATAAAGAAAAGGATTTAATTAGAAGAGCTAATATATAATTGGCCAATTAAAATTAGTAGACTGCAACGACCTACGCTCTCTCCTcactttccctctctctctctctcaccgatGGTGGCGGTTGTCGCCGCTCGACAGGCGGGTCTCCGGCGAGTACTAGTCTTCCGCATTCAAGATCGACGGAAACCTCTGAGAAGTTTCGCCTTCGCCGTCATGTGAGTAGAATCCTCTCGCTCTGTGTCGTGAATATAATCCGGAAAAGATGGTTCCTGCTCTATCTGCGCAAAGAGATGTGGATCCTCTTTGTCGGCCTTTTTCTTGGTGGTTATCTATCTCTTGGCGGTGCGATCTTCTAATGGGTTTCTTGAAATGTATCTCTTAGAGATGCGATCTTCTAATCTTCGGAGGGGAATTTGTAGGAAAGATGGGTCGGCTATATCTTCCGACCCCGATGAGGACGGCGTCGACTTTGATCTTCGTTCGGCCCCAGGATTTCCGCGGCTCGAGATGTCGTATAGTCAACGCGATCTGGGACCAAGAATTCCTCAAATCGAGGCCTCATCGAGTCGATCGAACCTTCGCTTCGACCGTCTGCAGCCTCCGGATGACGAATTCGATTGCGAGCACAGAAGGGCCTTCGGTCGTTTCGTTGCGCGGGAGGCCGTTCTTGATGAAGAACTTTGGGTGAGCTCAACCTTAGATCGTAGGACAGGAATGCCATGTTGATGATGATCGATACATTTCTCCATTCCTTGGCTTCTTTGGAATCATTCACTATCTCGAATCTAgggtttcttgatttcttttggTATTTCTTCATGATAGATGGCGGCGTGGTTAAGGGCGGAAAGCTATTGGGAGGTGCGCTCAGATGTTCGAGTAACAGATCAACATCCAACAGAATCTTAGTTCTCTATCTCTCTCATTCATCACCGCTTGCTTTTTCCTTTGTGGAAAAGGGAAGATGGCACTGAATGACTAACTTTGGGTTTGTCATTGCACTATTGCAGCCATCTTCAAAATCATAAAAGGCAATTCACAGTTCAGGTATGACATACTTCACTGTGGATGTAATTGATATCTTTGTAACTAATTGGAAGCACGTTTACGACAAGATAGGACCATTCTATGATTGATGATCAAGGAATGTTTTGAGAGGTGCTGCAAAGTTGGCTTGAATAGTGAAATTGACTTTAGGAtggttataaaatgatatacagAGTTTGATATCTCTTGAAAATTCTCAAATGCAACCACAATACTTACATGTTCTACCATGTCTGAAACAAAAACATTTGCAACATGTACATAATTTGCAATAATTGAATCACATAAAGGTTTGGAAGCAAGCAACGGATGGTACAATATCAAATAGCAACGAATTAAAGTGACTGTTATGTAAAGTCACCGTAAGAAGACTTCTTGACTTGGTTATAGTCAATAACACCCTTTTAGGAACTTGTACATTAAGGAATTTTCAGGGTCTTTTTTTTGCATAATTTAGCAAAAAGGTACTTTTGTCAGTGTATCGGGAACTctatctctcttttttttaaatcatagtgGTTAATTATAGACATGTATTTGGGCTAATCAGGCAGAATTCGGTGCACTTTTGGGCAGATGATGAGAATTATAGTACATGGATTGGCTTTTTTCTTGGCCTTTTTTTAGTTCCATTTTCTATAATTTTTAATGTTTCTGTTTTAAATAAGTAAAACAAACAAACTTGAGTTTCTTAGACAGACATTAGGAACTGAAGAAGGGAGAAAGATTGACTAGCGGATGCATaggggaaaaaaaaatcaatgttgACACTTTTACTATCCTGCATGATGGAAAAGCCCATTTTGAACATGTTTTCGATGGGGGGAGTTACTTTTGGGAAAAAGAGTAATTATAATCAAATTCATAAAACAAAAGTTGAATAATAATGAACTGACATATTGATAGATATCCAACTCCAAATATCTGGCATGAACACTAGGGAGTGGATACAGAGGTATTCCCAGATCTGGTTTTAGCTACTAGTTTATCATCTTCCATGAACAAGTTACCAAAATTTTCCatcaatatttttttgttaatgacCTGAGGCTTTTGATTTCCCATTTGAATTTGTCTTATTGTTGTTAGACTTTATATTCCTATATTATAAACTGACTGCAACTTGATGAGCCAATAATAATGCAGGAATTCAATTCACTAAAGAAAAGATGCAGTAGGAACCAAGATGAGAAGTGTGTCTGCATTGTTGTGGTATGGGCAAAATATATGTAGTATTTACTGATTACTTTGCTGGCATTACAGACTGTAACTTATGGCTACATTTGACTTGCATTACTCGCATCATTCTGTTACTTATGCTTGAAAAAAGGAATAGCCTATCTTCAATTGTTGCATTGCAACATGCATTTGTTTGTGCCAATTTCCAGATTAGGTGGAACAGCTTGCTCGGCAGTTTGTGCTTGGTAGTGTGATGCTACTTAGCCTACTAAACCTGAAGATTTTATCAAGTTTTATTACCTTCATTGCAGCCTCAGAAACTCACATAGCATTAAATGAATGCTGAAGCAATTCATCAAGGTTGTTCTGCATATGGGTTGTCTCACAGATTCCATACTGGTTAGGACTGTGGAATAGAGTGCAAACTTCAACATCTGTAGAGTTGCAGTACTTGAAGTTGCAGATTTGATGTATGATCTTCCTTGTGGAAcagaaaaggatttttttttttggtcatacAATAGTATCTTAGTTTAATAATTTTTAGGGAATCGTAATGGTGTATGACATCAATAAGTTATTTAGTAAAATGTCTTAATATCTAATTGGTAAGTTAATAATGAAGCCTTAGGTCCTTTGGGAATCTATAGTTGAGTTAGTTTGTGTGCTAGAGATGATATCAATAAATTATTAAGTAAAAGGTCTTGGTATCTACTTGGTAGGTGAACTCTCATGCTAGAGTTGGATCTTGTGCTGGAGCTGACAGCAAGGACCGTGAAGATATTTaggctttttttttcccttttgagAAGAGATATATAGCATATTTAGTTGTGAACAAATCAAGGTCCATAAATGACCCTCCTATTGACATGTCCGCAGTGTATATATTTGAGTTGTTCTACTTTTTTACACGCATCATCAGAACCAAGATAACATCATTATATGATAGCCTAAACATTTTGTTATCTTCCTGcaccattttctccttttttttgagtTGATATATAGTTTTCTGAATAAATGATCCATTAAGAAAAAAAAGGTTAGACCTGGTTCTTTAGTTTTACGTAATTTCATTAGAGCATATATTGTCAAATCAAGATGTATTTCTTCAACTTGTCATGACCTTGCATGACTTGCCAAATAACACTATACCCATAGTGAAACCATTTTTCCAGCTCTACTAAATTCTGATGAATTTAGCTTTTAGTAGCTTTATCTAAAAATTAGATTGTTCAAATACTGCCTAATTGTAAAGATTCTTCGTTCTTTTCCCTCATGCATCAATTCTGAATTTTACTACCCATGCTTTCACTCTGAcatgatatataatcttttattttaaTTGGTAAAAGGCCCACAATGACCACGTCTTAATATTTTGCTTTGTGCTGTGTTCATAATTACCAGGTAAGGAAGcatgatgaaaatattaagcaCGCTGTGATGAAGAGCATATTTGGGACCCTAGATTTAAGCATACGCCATTTTTTATGCGGAGAGACAATTCCTGGAGTATGCAACACGTTTGATCCCTTATTTCACTGTTTTGTTGCATCTCTTGGTAAATTCATGAGTTAAAAAGTCTAGCAGGAGCGCATGAAGCCACCAGCATCTTCCAATCTCTCCCAGACAGAGCGACCAAGATATGCATATATCGCAAACTTGTGCGTTGCCAAGCATGCCCGTCGGCAAGGCATTGCCACAAACATGTTATCGTTAGCTATTGAGGTGGCCACATCATATGGTAAGTCATGAGCTTCTATCCATGTTTTCTAATTCCAAATGATGGTAGTGTGGCATGAATGGTTAGATAATAATTGTGGGCGAGTACATGTATCTTCTCATTCCTGTATCTATGTTTAATTAGCATGCGTGAAGGCTGATTGGTCTTCCTCTTTATGTCGTTCTTCTTACTAAGATGTTCTTTTCTTGCATTGCAGGTACCAACCAGATCTTTGTAGATGTGGACAGGGATAACATCGGAGCTCAGAAACTATATGAGCAAATAGGATTTCAGGTATGCCATCGTAATTCTACATTGCAAACACAGCCTGATGCTCTATCGTTTGGTCATTCCCAAATTTACATTTGTTGCACACCCTTGCAGATGGTCGAACAGGCTGGTCCTCACTTACCGGCTGACAAGAACTACTTGCTGTGCTTGAAGATTTGAAGTTTCTTCCGGCAGCCGACTGTTTCCATGTCCTCCTGTAAAGGTCAGCATCAATAGATTTTCTCAAACATCAACACCCTTCTTTATACTCATGGAATCAAGTATAGTTGATGAGAAATACCGCTAATTGTTGTATATCCTCCCAAGTCTAACCTCTTTTTCTTCCGAAAGAATGTCGCACAAATTTTAATGTCAAATACATAAGAAACCTTTACGAAACA
The window above is part of the Musa acuminata AAA Group cultivar baxijiao chromosome BXJ2-6, Cavendish_Baxijiao_AAA, whole genome shotgun sequence genome. Proteins encoded here:
- the LOC135613827 gene encoding uncharacterized protein LOC135613827, with protein sequence MGRASSTDRLVAIALGLLAVLSPLYVNRKTTVKPDDEDDGSGALLSLWLPLALILLVVIINLAWFVERRIVRLDPYWIHRFGGSSCGIMILLLVLGVLLKCKASLGG
- the LOC103987560 gene encoding uncharacterized protein LOC103987560; translation: MCPLRLVLVFLSAALAGFFAWKSIRSPPPSPISDDSQEIGASPGDSSIKGRILGAGKVIENGYWVFLDMASGRYLWRAMRER
- the LOC135614701 gene encoding GCN5-related N-acetyltransferase 6, chloroplastic-like; translated protein: MVAVVAARQAGLRRVLVFRIQDRRKPLRSFAFAVMKDGSAISSDPDEDGVDFDLRSAPGFPRLEMSYSQRDLGPRIPQIEASSSRSNLRFDRLQPPDDEFDCEHRRAFGRFVAREAVLDEELWMAAWLRAESYWEVRSDVRVTDQHPTESYHLQNHKRQFTVQEFNSLKKRCSRNQDEKCVCIVVVRKHDENIKHAVMKSIFGTLDLSIRHFLCGETIPGERMKPPASSNLSQTERPRYAYIANLCVAKHARRQGIATNMLSLAIEVATSYGTNQIFVDVDRDNIGAQKLYEQIGFQMVEQAGPHLPADKNYLLCLKI